DNA sequence from the Alphaproteobacteria bacterium genome:
GCCGCCGAGCAATTCACCAAGCTGTCCAAGGAATATGCCGAGCTTGAGCCGGTCGCCGACGCCGTGGCCGCGTGGGAAAATGTCACGAAGGAAATGCGCGAGCTTGAGGCGCTGGCCGCCGACCCCGACATGAAGGCGATGGCCGAAACCGAGCTTGCCGAACTGAAGCGCCGGATGCCGGAGATGGAACGGCAGATGCTGCGCCTGCTGCTGCCCAAGGACGAAGCCGACGAGCGCAGCGCGATTCTCGAAGTGCGCGCCGGAACCGGCGGCGGCGAAGCGGCCTTGTTCGCGGCGCTGCTGTTCGAGATGTACCGCAAATACGCCGCGTTGCGCGGCTGGAAGTTCGAGACGCTGTCGCTGTCGGAATCAGAAATCGGCGGCCTTCGGGAAGGCACGGCCTCCATCGAAGGGCGCGGCGTCTTCGCCCGCCTCAAATTCGAGTCCGGCGTGCATCGGGTGCAGCGCGTTCCGGCGACCGAGAATTCCGGACGGGTGCATACCTCCACCGCAACGGTCGCGGTCATGCCCGAAGCCGAGGAAGTCGACATTCAAATCCATGAGCGCGATTTGAAGATCGACACGTTCCGCGCGTCCGGCGCGGGCGGGCAGCATGTCAACAAGACCGAAAGCGCCGTCCGCTTCACGCATATCCCGACCGGCGTCGTGGTCGCCTGCCAGGACGAGCGCTCGCAGCACAAGAATCGCGACCGGGCGATGAAAATGCTGCGCGCGAAACTCTATGAGCAGCAGCGCAGTGCGAAAGACGCGGCGCGCGCGGCGCATCGCAAGGGGCAAGTGGGCACGGGCGACCGTTCGGAGCGCATCCGCACCTATAATTTCCCGCAATCGCGCGTCACCGACCACCGGGTCGAACTGACGCTGTATAAAATCGATGAGATCGTGAACGGCACCGCGCTCGACGAGATCATCGACGTGCTGCTGTCGCATGACGAGGCGGAACGGCTGGCCGAGCTTGGTTGAGCTGCTGCGTCTTTACGATTTGGTCAATGTCGGATGGCGCGCGGCAGCCGGGCCGGCTCCGGGCCGCGCCGGTTGCGGCGCGGGTTGCGCGGCCTCAGCCAGCGTGGGGAGCATCTGCCGGAGACGAGCGATATTCTGCGGGCCAATCACCCGCAAGACAGGGATGGTTTTTGTCTTGTCCGGGCTGACCGAACGGCTATCGGCCGTTACGCTCTCAATGCCCCATTTCTTCAGAAGGCGCTGCGCCCACTCGGCTCCCTTATATTGGGCGACCAGCGTTCCCGGCTCTCCCATCGCAATATTAAGCGCAGGCTGCTCTCCTCTGCCGGTCGGGACGTCATTCTCGACCCAAGCCTTCGGGTTGGCCAGATGCAGAATAATGCCGAGGCGCACGGCATTCTTCGCGCCATTGGTAGGATTCACGTGGTCTTCCGCCCGCAGCACCGGCCCGAGGCGCTGGCTGTCATGCGGATAGACATAAACATCGTATTTATTCCGCAAAATCCGGATCGCCGCCTGAACCTCCGGCGTATCCTTTCCTTTCGGAAGCGGCAGGTCGTATATGTCGCTTGTGTGCTGCGTTGCCGCGCGGCCCAGCAGGGGTACGCTCGTTTTATCCAATGTTCCCCGCTTCCAGGTCGAAGTCAGGAGCGCCTGCTCGACGCGTAAATCATTGCCGCCTAAAATCATCGCCATCCCCTATCATTCATGGTTAATAGCCGGTGCCAATATGATTGAATTATAGCATAATGGGCGCGCTTTAATTCGGGATTAATTACTTTCATGACATTGCCTTCATCGCCGGGAGACAGGTA
Encoded proteins:
- the prfA gene encoding peptide chain release factor 1, producing MIPTEKLARVVERFAELEHKLAQPGHAAEQFTKLSKEYAELEPVADAVAAWENVTKEMRELEALAADPDMKAMAETELAELKRRMPEMERQMLRLLLPKDEADERSAILEVRAGTGGGEAALFAALLFEMYRKYAALRGWKFETLSLSESEIGGLREGTASIEGRGVFARLKFESGVHRVQRVPATENSGRVHTSTATVAVMPEAEEVDIQIHERDLKIDTFRASGAGGQHVNKTESAVRFTHIPTGVVVACQDERSQHKNRDRAMKMLRAKLYEQQRSAKDAARAAHRKGQVGTGDRSERIRTYNFPQSRVTDHRVELTLYKIDEIVNGTALDEIIDVLLSHDEAERLAELG